Proteins from one Eriocheir sinensis breed Jianghai 21 chromosome 27, ASM2467909v1, whole genome shotgun sequence genomic window:
- the LOC127004128 gene encoding integrator complex subunit 8-like, whose amino-acid sequence MATDSVAWFEFLLNPTLLESHLNQSNPEPSAIGLIIQFIYNSIKRSDGGNMELETMDLAPQENTKKKNALSVLALKTAAHLNWNLETFEQKLPLHMLDALLVALLIETGEEMSTPSLHGTLDTGPLLSYQLFSLALYHRYALRALVQSKLPAKPIKVSSVPIPGQQDPTQESREVQEGIFEVLSRGADVSVRILEQLLGAGEVRAPALATFTVHTHQSSAITHLWDRCHLVPDEQFKYQIHYDLGAYHYLKERFEDAYSHFSEAHKLMSELGPQPEYCQVNIDKLKGYYNSCASLCGRSTPVDKRSLYDRFLYTRDTGYQDLVKVLSEDNLAFEIPLYMRKNLELDLQARPEKAPQGLLMQVQTLNAIRCVLEGESWNSSYPLHLAQSGKPGVQFLIQALAAKFSKFNNSHKERLRMFIMAISITSNICEVLVPAVRACPPLKALFSQEELVLMWPKHEETKLQAYPPVDPNSLNDIIWDLIHSYNPEVLKNAVMLYKTTLPPRQDIPKKEVPELSTKWEMPIPIYNTIMKLPQTPQRELVYLYIAKAVELAQAKSFRSSLSLLEDANSHAAKLPGRETGRLCKLLMWMLLMTKIQHCLHELPCVDNSVMSELTNEARQCLSAHSGRDGIAPWTGVNYWCILILLNAGEWGSLLGGISLPSHIYLLGLVKPLAATAHALREKHTSKTVWYDLWDVVVGIIANSSQHKRSSSGQSLSMERHHDSVVMSRSAFLDFIENLRDPTCLSILISLLGHVLNLLNQEPSSEIHIDHLAMWPPSVSGNGWKDKVKDTLTWLVDHATRLYPTGTHTSAALCTSWHLSKADLAYMSDQYHNALAGYLTAVFVATDFLRNDNGVDQSVLTDSIIRRMIRCCMNLNCYTQAAILCQFLESIDYSTALRCLQERNAVDAMDAYYSCLWDVSLIEFIINMHHKRGEVHRRDKALKMMGLLEVNSNNNDEIQREAAKVRKHKFLRSMAKQYL is encoded by the exons ATGGCTACAGATTCTGTTGCTTGGTTTGAATTCCTGCTAAATCCAACATTACTTGAATCACACCTAAATCAAAGTAATCCTG AGCCTTCAGCAATCGGGCTCATCATCCAGTTTATTTACAATTCCATCAAAAGAAGTGATGGAGGAAATATGGAA CTTGAGACCATGGATCTTGCCCCccaagaaaatacaaagaagaaaaatgctCTCTCGGTCCTAGCTCTCAAGACTGCAGCCCATCTAAACTGGAACTTAGAAACATTTGAGCAAAA ATTGCCACTCCACATGTTGGATGCCCTTTTAGTTGCATTACTGATTGAGACGGGAGAGGAAATGAGCACTCCCTCACTCCACGGAACACTAGACACAGGGCCGTTACTCTCCTATCAGCTGTTCAGTTTAGCGCTGTATCATCGTTATGCTCTCAGGGCTCTCGTCCAATCAAAACTTCCAGCCAAGCCGATAAAGGTTTCTAGTGTGCCTAT TCCTGGACAACAGGACCCAACACAGGAGTCTCGTGAAGTGCAAGAAGGAATTTTTGAGGTCCTTAGCAGAGGGGCAGATGTCTCAGTCAGGATACTGGAGCAGTTGCTGGGTGcaggggag GTTCGTGCACCAGCGCTGGCAACCTTCACTGTCCACACGCACCAGAGCTCAGCCATCACCCATCTGTGGGACCGCTGTCACCTAGTCCCTGATGAACAGTTCAAGTATCAG aTACACTATGACTTGGGAGCATATCACTATCTTAAAGAAAGGTTTGAGGATGCTTATTCTCACTTTTCTGAAGCACATAAATTGATGTCAGAGTTGGGACCACAACCAGAATATTGTCAAGTAAATATTGACAAGCTGAAAGGATATTACAACAGTTGTGCTTCACTGTGTGGACGATCAACCCCTGTGGATAAAAGGTCTCTCTATGACAGGTTCCTCTACACTAGGGACACGGGATACCAG GACCTAGTAAAAGTTCTGTCAGAAGATAACTTGGCATTTGAAATACCGTTATATATGCGAAAGAATCTTGAACTGGACCTGCAAGCAAGGCCTGAGAAAGCTCCCCAAGGACTACTAATGcag GTGCAAACCTTAAATGCAATTCGCTGCGTGCTGGAAGGGGAGTCCTGGAATAGCAGTTACCCGCTGCACCTGGCTCAGTCTGGCAAACCAGGAGTGCAGTTTCTGATTCAG GCATTAGCAGCAAAGTTCTCGAAGTTCAACAACTCCCACAAGGAAAGGCTGCGCATGTTCATAATGGCCATTAGCATCACCTCAAACATTTGTGAGGTATTGGTTCCAGCAGTCAGAGCATGTCCCCCTCTCAAAGCTCTTTTCTCTCAAGAAGAATTGGTTTTGATGTGGCCCAAACATGAAGAAACTAAACTCCAAGCCTACCCTCCAG TTGATCCAAACAGCCTAAATGATATAATATGGGACTTGATTCACTCATACAATCCAGAAGTGCTGAAAAATGCTGTAATGCTTTACAAAACAACATTGCCACCCAGACAAGATATACCCAAAAAAGAAGTTCCAGAACTTAGTACCAAG TGGGAGATGCCCATCCCCATATACAACACTATAATGAAGCTCCCCCAAACTCCTCAAAGAGAATTGGTGTATCTGTACATAGCAAAAGCTGTGGAACTCGCTCAGGCCAAG AGCTTTAGGAGTTCATTGAGCCTTCTGGAAGATGCCAACAGTCATGCGGCAAAACTCCCTGGAAGAGAGACTGGTCGCCTCTGCAAGCTTTTGATGTGGATGCTTCTCATGACTAAGATCCAGCATTGCCTTCATGAATTACCCTGTGTTGACA ACTCAGTGATGAGTGAGCTGACAAATGAGGCACGGCAGTGCTTGAGTGCTCACAGCGGAAGAGACGGCATCGCTCCTTGGACTGGCGTGAATTACTG GTGTATTCTCATTCTGCTTAATGCTGGAGAGTGGGGAAGCCTGCTGGGAGGGATCTCTCTTCCCTCACATATCTACCTATTAGGACTTGTAAAACCTCTGGCAGCCACAGCTCATGCACTGAGAGAGAAGCACACTAGCAAGACAGTGTGGTATGATTTATGGGATGTAG TTGTTGGAATAATTGCCAACAGCTCACAGCATAAACGGTCCAGCTCAGGCCAGTCCCTCTCTATGGAGCGGCATCATGACTCAG TTGTCATGAGTCGATCTGCATTTCTTGACTTTATTGAAAATTTACGTGACCCAACGTGCCTTTcaatcctcatctccctcctggGCCATGTACTGAACCTCCTCAATCAGGAGCCAAGCAGTGAGATCCATATCGACCATCTAGCCATGTGGCCGCCATCTGTCAGTGG AAATGGATGGAAGGATAAAGTAAAAGACACTCTCACCTGGCTTGTTGATCATGCCACCAGGCTGTACCCCACCGGAACACAT ACAAGTGCAGCCTTGTGTACCTCTTGGCATCTGTCTAAGGCAGACTTAGCATACATGAGTGACCAGTACCACAACGCCTTGGCCGGCTACCTCACGGCAGTATTTGTTGCCACAGACTTCCTCAGGAATGACAATGGAGTTGACCAGTCTGTTCTCACGGACAGCATAATCAGAAGAATGATAAGATGCTGCATGAATCTCAATTGCTACACACAA GCAGCTATATTGTGTCAGTTCCTGGAGAGCATTGACTACAGCACAGCCCTCCGCTGCTTGCAAGAGAGAAATGCTGTGGACGCCATGGATGCATACTATTCCTGTCTCTGGGATGTCTCTCTCATTGAGTTCATAATTAATATGCACCACAAGCGAGGCGAAGTGCACCGCAGAGACAAGGCA CTCAAAATGATGGGTCTGCTTGAGGTCAACTCTAACAACAATGATGAGATCCAGAGAGAAGCAGCAAAGGTGCGCAAACACAAGTTTCTGCGCTCCATGGCCAAGCAGTACCTgtga
- the LOC127004129 gene encoding uncharacterized protein LOC127004129 isoform X2 — MVRPVYSLSILILLANPLLGGSAAVGEQCVVTGVQVASDERASTYSFNLTMRNPSCSRRDGLIISRVNCDGYKQDHKLRPQDEGKITQLVLRGKWKVKVEQNEVSGVMGPVESECFPSLGLLLSPEIPLLSFTPKELTIILPTDPRVSGWCIDTYKIIEKSEAYACKYSTDFSRVQKKFRRNPHLKNRCQNSGSLKIAYDFDPDGCYCFVMKAITDLSLIPPQVLVSTNSCRSSLPLVENGKDSMAPLPLTEREKLTLALVVGLPLVTVVVVVSLLLVATRCQPQWLGDLLALRRRPAEGKKKPAPRQPLREDKVVLLLHARDTSGNKTLAILRKHLQPEFKVHDIFENGDPERLADPTGWLLAMVQQGSGVKLLLVESPALQNQVQTIVQSSTELNNLTGSGKVRAAEDSSSPVARDGDFLLTFALRQILCTDLKQNYSRVFVVRLTDAQEQGLVQYEDWLDLVVKTARYNLPCHYNRLKEDLLM, encoded by the exons ATGGTCCGCCCAGTGTATTCACTAAGCATTCTGATTCTCCTGGCCAACCCATTGCTCGGAG GTTCCGCGGCGGTGGGTGAGCAGTGTGTGGTGACTGGGGTCCAGGTGGCGTCTGATGAGAGGGCCTCAACCTACTCCTTCAACCTCACCATGAGAAACCCATCGTGCTCAAGGAGAG ATGGCCTGATAATCAGCCGGGTGAACTGCGATGGATACAAGCAAGATCACAAGCTTCGGCCCCAG GATGAAGGCAAGATCACCCAGCTCGTACTGCGCGGGAagtggaaggtgaaggtggagcaGAACGAGGTGTCGGGGGTGATGGGCCCCGTCGAGTCTGAATGCTTTCCCAGTCTGGGCTTGCTGCTGTCCCCTGAGATACCTTTACTGTCCTTCAC gCCCAAAGAACTAACTATCATTCTTCCTACCGATCCGAGAGTGAGCGGCTGGTGTATTGACACATACAAA ATCATCGAGAAGAGCGAGGCCTATGCATGTAAATATTCTACAGACTTCTCACGTGTGCAAAAAAAG TTTCGCCGGAATCCTCACCTCAAGAACAGGTGCCAGAACAGCGGCTCCCTAAAGATCGCCTACGACTTCGACCCCGACGGCTGTTACTGCTTCGTG ATGAAAGCGATCACCGATTTGAGTCTGATTCCTCCCCAAGTCCTCGTCTCCACCAACAGCTGCAGGTCCTCCCTTCCGCTGGTTGAGAACGGCAAGGATTCAATGGCCCCCCTGCCTCTCAC GGAACGGGAGAAGCTTACTTTGGCCCTGGTGGTGGGGCTGCcgctggtgacggtggtggtggtggtgtcgcttCTGCTGGTGGCAACCCGTTGTCAACCGCAATGGCTCGGCGACCTCTTGGCCTTGCGTCGCCGACCAGCAG agggaaagaaaaaacctGCGCCGCGTCAGCCACTGCGTGAAGACAAGGTAGTGTTGCTCCTCCACGCCCGAGACACCTCAGGCAACAAGACCCTGGCCATCCTCAGAAAACACCTCCAACCCGAGTTCAAG GTACACGATATTTTTGAGAACGGTGACCCCGAGAGACTGGCCGACCCCACCGGCTGGCTGCTGGCGATGGTGCAACAGGGTTCGGGAGTTAAGCTGCTGCTGGTGGAATCTCCCGCGCTGCAGAACCAGGTGCAAACCATAGTCCAGTCTTCCACAG AGCTCAACAACCTGACTGGGAGCGGCAAGGTGAGGGCGGCGGAAGACAGCAGCTCTCCGGTAGCCCGTGATGGGGACTTCCTTTTGACCTTCGCCCTCCGACAAATTCTCTGCACGGACCTCAAACAAAACTACTCGAGGGTGTTCGTTGTGAGGTTGACTGACGCTCAGGAGCAGGG GTTGGTGCAGTATGAGGACTGGCTTGACCTCGTGGTGAAGACAGCACGCTACAATCTACCCTGCCATTACAACAGACTCAAAGAGGACTTGTTGatgtga
- the LOC127004129 gene encoding uncharacterized protein LOC127004129 isoform X1: MVRPVYSLSILILLANPLLGVLSTICLSPWEGSAAVGEQCVVTGVQVASDERASTYSFNLTMRNPSCSRRDGLIISRVNCDGYKQDHKLRPQDEGKITQLVLRGKWKVKVEQNEVSGVMGPVESECFPSLGLLLSPEIPLLSFTPKELTIILPTDPRVSGWCIDTYKIIEKSEAYACKYSTDFSRVQKKFRRNPHLKNRCQNSGSLKIAYDFDPDGCYCFVMKAITDLSLIPPQVLVSTNSCRSSLPLVENGKDSMAPLPLTEREKLTLALVVGLPLVTVVVVVSLLLVATRCQPQWLGDLLALRRRPAEGKKKPAPRQPLREDKVVLLLHARDTSGNKTLAILRKHLQPEFKVHDIFENGDPERLADPTGWLLAMVQQGSGVKLLLVESPALQNQVQTIVQSSTELNNLTGSGKVRAAEDSSSPVARDGDFLLTFALRQILCTDLKQNYSRVFVVRLTDAQEQGLVQYEDWLDLVVKTARYNLPCHYNRLKEDLLM, from the exons ATGGTCCGCCCAGTGTATTCACTAAGCATTCTGATTCTCCTGGCCAACCCATTGCTCGGAG TGTTGTCTACCATCTGTCTATCTCCCTGGGAAGGTTCCGCGGCGGTGGGTGAGCAGTGTGTGGTGACTGGGGTCCAGGTGGCGTCTGATGAGAGGGCCTCAACCTACTCCTTCAACCTCACCATGAGAAACCCATCGTGCTCAAGGAGAG ATGGCCTGATAATCAGCCGGGTGAACTGCGATGGATACAAGCAAGATCACAAGCTTCGGCCCCAG GATGAAGGCAAGATCACCCAGCTCGTACTGCGCGGGAagtggaaggtgaaggtggagcaGAACGAGGTGTCGGGGGTGATGGGCCCCGTCGAGTCTGAATGCTTTCCCAGTCTGGGCTTGCTGCTGTCCCCTGAGATACCTTTACTGTCCTTCAC gCCCAAAGAACTAACTATCATTCTTCCTACCGATCCGAGAGTGAGCGGCTGGTGTATTGACACATACAAA ATCATCGAGAAGAGCGAGGCCTATGCATGTAAATATTCTACAGACTTCTCACGTGTGCAAAAAAAG TTTCGCCGGAATCCTCACCTCAAGAACAGGTGCCAGAACAGCGGCTCCCTAAAGATCGCCTACGACTTCGACCCCGACGGCTGTTACTGCTTCGTG ATGAAAGCGATCACCGATTTGAGTCTGATTCCTCCCCAAGTCCTCGTCTCCACCAACAGCTGCAGGTCCTCCCTTCCGCTGGTTGAGAACGGCAAGGATTCAATGGCCCCCCTGCCTCTCAC GGAACGGGAGAAGCTTACTTTGGCCCTGGTGGTGGGGCTGCcgctggtgacggtggtggtggtggtgtcgcttCTGCTGGTGGCAACCCGTTGTCAACCGCAATGGCTCGGCGACCTCTTGGCCTTGCGTCGCCGACCAGCAG agggaaagaaaaaacctGCGCCGCGTCAGCCACTGCGTGAAGACAAGGTAGTGTTGCTCCTCCACGCCCGAGACACCTCAGGCAACAAGACCCTGGCCATCCTCAGAAAACACCTCCAACCCGAGTTCAAG GTACACGATATTTTTGAGAACGGTGACCCCGAGAGACTGGCCGACCCCACCGGCTGGCTGCTGGCGATGGTGCAACAGGGTTCGGGAGTTAAGCTGCTGCTGGTGGAATCTCCCGCGCTGCAGAACCAGGTGCAAACCATAGTCCAGTCTTCCACAG AGCTCAACAACCTGACTGGGAGCGGCAAGGTGAGGGCGGCGGAAGACAGCAGCTCTCCGGTAGCCCGTGATGGGGACTTCCTTTTGACCTTCGCCCTCCGACAAATTCTCTGCACGGACCTCAAACAAAACTACTCGAGGGTGTTCGTTGTGAGGTTGACTGACGCTCAGGAGCAGGG GTTGGTGCAGTATGAGGACTGGCTTGACCTCGTGGTGAAGACAGCACGCTACAATCTACCCTGCCATTACAACAGACTCAAAGAGGACTTGTTGatgtga